From Amycolatopsis sp. YIM 10, the proteins below share one genomic window:
- a CDS encoding CU044_5270 family protein: MTEQNWEDRVDAAVRTVRAGRPPMTDAARATAKARLTATMRGEPDTVVALARGRERGRNRWLPLAAAAAAVVVVGTGVVALSSGDDVVRPAAPKVYPELPPQPIGPDAQGKFPPIPPVGDVPLNSAERFVGQGSDLPQGPDQYLLVTTRTWTYHRPDTPESLEMGIGKEELRQDWIPTDRNHAWQRTIDRDVHRPAPAPNMHNAPPPDQISGPTSSEGTFVKPGGEFNRMPFWYDDPVHFPADGRRMYERFREEANTEGSTPVDALTQKIVKTLSDGDLTRDQRSLVYQALSYYPYLRIVENVRTRDGREAVSIGFTDANSAVRDEVLIDPATTQVIGTRVVALKDNPIEPTAGGVLQTKAGEVATESVLTYQVVNRRGATQ; this comes from the coding sequence ATGACTGAGCAGAACTGGGAAGACCGCGTCGACGCCGCCGTGCGGACCGTCCGCGCCGGCCGGCCCCCGATGACCGACGCCGCCCGCGCGACCGCGAAGGCCAGGCTGACCGCGACCATGCGGGGCGAGCCGGACACCGTCGTCGCGCTCGCCCGAGGCCGGGAACGCGGGCGGAACCGCTGGCTGCCACTCGCCGCCGCGGCGGCAGCGGTCGTCGTGGTGGGGACGGGGGTCGTGGCGCTGTCCTCCGGCGACGACGTCGTCAGACCGGCCGCGCCCAAGGTCTATCCGGAGCTTCCGCCGCAGCCGATCGGCCCGGACGCGCAGGGGAAATTCCCGCCGATCCCGCCGGTCGGCGACGTGCCGCTCAACTCGGCCGAGCGCTTCGTCGGACAGGGCAGCGACCTGCCGCAGGGACCGGACCAGTACCTGCTGGTCACCACGCGCACGTGGACCTACCACCGGCCCGACACGCCCGAAAGCCTGGAGATGGGAATAGGCAAGGAGGAACTGCGGCAGGACTGGATTCCCACCGACCGAAACCACGCGTGGCAGCGGACCATCGACCGGGACGTGCACCGGCCGGCACCGGCACCGAACATGCACAACGCACCGCCGCCGGACCAGATCTCGGGGCCGACCTCCAGCGAAGGGACGTTCGTTAAGCCGGGAGGCGAGTTCAACCGCATGCCCTTCTGGTACGACGACCCCGTGCACTTCCCGGCCGATGGTCGCCGGATGTACGAGCGGTTCCGCGAGGAGGCGAACACCGAGGGCTCCACTCCCGTGGACGCCCTGACGCAGAAAATCGTGAAGACCCTGTCCGACGGCGACCTCACGCGCGACCAGCGGAGCTTGGTCTACCAGGCGCTGAGCTACTACCCGTATCTCAGGATCGTCGAGAACGTCCGGACCAGGGACGGCCGGGAGGCCGTGTCGATCGGCTTCACCGACGCCAACAGCGCTGTGCGCGACGAGGTACTGATCGATCCGGCGACCACACAGGTGATCGGCACGCGGGTGGTCGCACTGAAGGACAACCCCATCGAACCGACGGCCGGCGGGGTGCTCCAGACGAAGGCGGGTGAGGTCGCCACCGAGTCCGTCCTCACCTACCAGGTCGTCAACCGGCGCGGCGCCACGCAATGA
- a CDS encoding J domain-containing protein — MSRGGGPRANPYRVLGIDQGASPREITLAYRRRVREVHPDAPGGDAELLAAVVEAYRLLRDQQRRAEDGRDRAPARGTAVPVRVRQDAPATGRTPDLVAGPVRYHPTPRRPR, encoded by the coding sequence GTGTCACGTGGCGGCGGTCCCCGCGCGAATCCGTACCGCGTGCTGGGGATCGACCAGGGCGCCAGCCCGCGGGAGATCACCCTGGCCTACCGGCGGCGGGTGCGTGAAGTGCACCCGGACGCGCCGGGCGGCGACGCGGAGTTGCTGGCCGCGGTGGTGGAGGCCTACCGCCTGCTGCGGGACCAGCAGCGCCGCGCCGAGGACGGCCGCGACCGGGCACCGGCGCGCGGAACGGCCGTGCCGGTGCGGGTCCGCCAGGATGCTCCCGCGACTGGGCGCACCCCCGACCTCGTGGCCGGGCCGGTGCGTTACCACCCCACGCCCAGGCGTCCCCGCTGA
- a CDS encoding DnaJ C-terminal domain-containing protein yields MSSPEWFERDFYADLGVSPDASAEEVKKAYRRLARQNHPDANPGDARAEARFKAVSEAYTVLSDPEKRVQYDQTRRLAATGAGRSEPFGFGAGTAGPGASFFDLGELFGNGRAGMDTADAQALFDSLFGAGPVRGAGRRGPQPRRGADVEAELTLDFRTAARGATVPVRLADEPGARGSQIRIPAGVGDGQRIRLRGQGRPAGAYGTPGDLYVRVHVTPDPVFDRSGDDLTLTLPVTVPELVFGGQVAVPTLDGARTVRIPAGSTPGRILRLRGHGIQGANGRSGDLLVTLQAALPDRHDRQAREALRAYAEATGDFDPRAELNRRNENAT; encoded by the coding sequence ATGAGCAGTCCGGAATGGTTCGAGCGGGACTTCTACGCCGACCTCGGCGTCTCGCCCGACGCATCCGCCGAGGAGGTCAAGAAGGCGTACCGGCGGCTGGCCCGCCAGAACCACCCGGACGCCAATCCCGGCGACGCTCGGGCCGAGGCGCGGTTCAAGGCGGTTTCCGAGGCGTACACCGTGCTATCGGACCCGGAAAAACGCGTCCAGTACGACCAAACCCGCCGGCTCGCGGCAACCGGTGCCGGGCGGTCCGAGCCGTTCGGCTTCGGCGCGGGCACGGCCGGGCCGGGAGCGTCGTTCTTCGACCTGGGCGAACTGTTCGGGAACGGGCGCGCCGGAATGGACACGGCTGACGCGCAGGCGCTGTTCGACAGTCTTTTCGGCGCCGGTCCGGTGAGGGGCGCGGGCCGGAGGGGGCCGCAGCCACGGCGGGGCGCGGACGTGGAAGCCGAGTTGACCCTGGACTTCCGTACCGCCGCCCGCGGCGCCACGGTGCCGGTGCGGCTCGCCGACGAACCGGGTGCGCGCGGCAGTCAGATCCGCATCCCCGCCGGAGTCGGCGACGGGCAGCGCATCCGGCTGCGCGGACAAGGCCGGCCCGCCGGGGCGTACGGCACGCCCGGCGACCTCTACGTCCGCGTCCACGTCACGCCGGACCCGGTGTTCGACCGCAGCGGCGACGACCTCACCCTCACCCTGCCCGTGACGGTTCCCGAACTCGTTTTCGGCGGGCAGGTCGCCGTGCCCACTCTCGACGGCGCGCGGACCGTGCGCATCCCGGCCGGCAGCACGCCCGGCCGGATCCTGCGCCTGCGCGGGCACGGCATCCAGGGCGCGAACGGCCGGTCCGGAGACCTGCTGGTCACGTTGCAGGCGGCCCTGCCCGATCGGCACGACCGCCAGGCGCGGGAGGCGCTGCGTGCCTACGCCGAGGCCACCGGTGACTTCGACCCGCGTGCCGAACTGAACCGCCGCAACGAGAACGCCACCTGA
- a CDS encoding Hsp20/alpha crystallin family protein — MLMRTDPFREFDRLAERFFGGNGTTSRPAVMPMDAYRSGDEYVVQFDLPGVPAESIDLNVERNVLTVKAERGSEYGEKDSVQVAERPRGVFSRQLFLGETLDTDNIAASYDAGVLTLRIPVTEKAKPRKIAVGAGREEIDA, encoded by the coding sequence ATGTTGATGCGCACTGATCCGTTCCGTGAGTTCGACCGGTTGGCCGAGCGGTTCTTCGGCGGGAACGGCACCACGAGCCGGCCCGCGGTGATGCCGATGGACGCCTACCGGTCCGGTGACGAGTACGTGGTCCAGTTCGACCTTCCGGGTGTACCGGCGGAGTCGATCGACCTGAACGTCGAGCGCAACGTGCTGACCGTGAAGGCCGAGCGTGGCAGCGAGTACGGCGAGAAGGACAGCGTGCAGGTCGCCGAGCGGCCGCGCGGGGTGTTCTCCCGTCAGCTCTTCCTCGGCGAAACGCTCGACACCGACAACATCGCCGCCAGCTACGACGCGGGAGTGCTCACCCTGCGGATCCCGGTCACCGAGAAGGCCAAGCCGCGCAAGATCGCCGTCGGCGCGGGCCGCGAGGAGATCGACGCCTGA
- a CDS encoding DoxX family protein: MNRFAALIRPDGPTAAILIRLAVGAVFLAEGIQKFLFPGELAAGRFATIGIPAPGFFGPFAAVAETVCGALLLAGLLTRVAAVPMVVDMVLALALTKVPILWGGSADKPKADGFWDMAHEARTDWAMLLGLVFLLAVGPGRWSLDALLTRRASAREHRVEVP, from the coding sequence ATGAATCGGTTCGCGGCGCTGATCCGCCCGGACGGGCCGACCGCGGCGATCTTGATCCGCTTGGCGGTCGGCGCGGTGTTCCTGGCCGAAGGAATTCAGAAGTTCCTGTTTCCCGGCGAACTGGCCGCCGGACGGTTCGCCACGATCGGTATTCCCGCGCCGGGGTTCTTCGGCCCGTTCGCCGCGGTGGCCGAAACCGTCTGCGGTGCGCTGCTGCTGGCCGGGCTGCTGACGCGGGTGGCGGCGGTGCCGATGGTGGTGGACATGGTGCTGGCGCTGGCCTTGACCAAGGTGCCGATCCTGTGGGGTGGTTCGGCGGACAAGCCCAAGGCGGACGGCTTCTGGGACATGGCACACGAAGCGCGCACCGACTGGGCGATGCTGCTCGGACTGGTGTTCCTGCTGGCGGTGGGGCCGGGACGGTGGTCGCTGGACGCGTTGCTCACTCGCCGGGCCTCCGCGCGTGAGCACCGCGTCGAGGTTCCTTGA
- a CDS encoding ABATE domain-containing protein — protein MPARFPDFRLGNVLATSFTGTLTERRGNPVERIPTPQRLVDWLAVNGLAVDSCTTAQLELARELRESIHAAATAAAIKDPLPASAVQVINDFSVQGRASAVLTPGGDRRWQLSSASCVEDALGVIAADAISVIAGERDGKLALCASSTCQAAFFDTSQSRTRKWCDMNTCGNHQKKARFNANKRKNLDSAK, from the coding sequence ATGCCTGCTCGGTTCCCCGACTTCCGCCTGGGTAACGTGCTGGCGACCAGCTTCACCGGGACGCTGACGGAGCGCCGTGGCAATCCCGTGGAGCGCATCCCCACGCCACAGCGACTCGTCGACTGGCTGGCCGTGAACGGCCTCGCCGTGGACTCCTGCACTACCGCCCAGCTCGAACTCGCCAGGGAACTGCGGGAATCAATTCACGCCGCCGCGACAGCGGCCGCGATCAAAGACCCACTCCCCGCGTCCGCCGTCCAGGTCATCAATGACTTCAGCGTTCAAGGCCGGGCCTCGGCTGTCCTGACGCCCGGCGGCGATCGGCGATGGCAACTCAGCTCGGCTTCGTGCGTGGAAGATGCCCTTGGCGTGATCGCCGCCGACGCGATCAGCGTCATCGCAGGTGAACGAGACGGAAAATTGGCGCTGTGCGCATCATCGACCTGCCAGGCCGCCTTTTTCGACACCAGCCAAAGCCGCACCCGCAAATGGTGTGACATGAACACGTGCGGGAATCATCAGAAAAAAGCGCGCTTCAACGCCAACAAGCGCAAAAACCTCGACTCGGCGAAATAA
- a CDS encoding N,N-dimethylformamidase beta subunit family domain-containing protein: MGILSGREPLPIVDADPSARPADALAAATAAGTFDPHQRWTRLIGGGDGIIYAVQADGLLYWFRHRGWATAAADWANQGVGVHIGSGWQDFVTVLGDVDGVLYGIRGDGTVLAHQRVVTDLETGAGYWTNDGTGIVVGTGFNAFPRIFGGPGGVIWCVDADGVLHRSRRPSGGNFETPVPLANGFNVPRYLMSDVGNVIYSVSGTGGLTWFRYRDGAGWANNGQPIQIGDNDWFELFRRDLFAGCGNGGVYFVRIDLATVPGYDETLVELRLTNHQTVDTDGGPQWINNATGLVVGHGFTVERSAGLQGYPRRQSVPAGGRVSIALSTAYSSVSAQLVRVVPGGDSPEPVTATTTVTGGLQMLPADYRSAGCGWDERYGAEIPADWPSGVYAARFTGNFGRVQHVAFVVRPAAPARKIAVVLPSNTYHSYNGWGGHDQYSIGQVGVRREITFLRPSYNWQIASKGQYDVDLFSDLELLRWLSGEEIGFDCYTDHDLHTGGWLSAYSAIVLGGHPEYWSMAMRANLADYLAAGGSVIGTGGNQLYERAEFDADGTTLTFRAANGSRDLFLDHYDMPASQLLGVNYEHQGWMTFEPYRVLRDHPFLAGTGLGVGDLFGASGRNGAASAWEFDTLQGFDGEASPEEVFAQGLNPTDSGGAAMVCKELPGGGFVFSASSLTFNAAIRVDAVIQRLLRNVFDRALERPAPGG; encoded by the coding sequence ATGGGAATTCTCAGTGGCCGCGAACCACTTCCGATCGTCGACGCCGACCCGTCGGCACGACCGGCGGACGCGCTCGCTGCGGCCACCGCGGCCGGGACCTTCGATCCGCACCAGCGGTGGACCCGGCTGATCGGCGGGGGCGACGGGATCATCTACGCCGTGCAGGCCGATGGGCTGCTCTACTGGTTCCGGCACCGTGGCTGGGCCACCGCGGCCGCCGACTGGGCCAACCAGGGCGTCGGCGTGCACATCGGCTCCGGGTGGCAGGATTTCGTCACCGTGCTCGGCGACGTCGACGGAGTCCTCTACGGCATCCGCGGCGACGGAACCGTGCTCGCTCACCAGCGCGTTGTCACCGACCTGGAGACCGGCGCCGGCTACTGGACCAACGACGGCACCGGCATTGTCGTCGGGACCGGGTTCAACGCTTTCCCGCGGATCTTCGGCGGGCCTGGCGGCGTCATCTGGTGTGTGGACGCGGACGGCGTCCTCCATCGCTCGCGGCGGCCGAGCGGCGGGAACTTCGAGACGCCGGTGCCGCTCGCGAACGGGTTCAACGTCCCCCGCTACCTGATGTCGGACGTCGGGAACGTCATCTACTCCGTCAGCGGCACCGGCGGGCTCACCTGGTTCCGCTACCGCGACGGCGCCGGCTGGGCGAACAACGGGCAGCCCATCCAGATCGGGGACAACGACTGGTTCGAGCTGTTCCGCCGGGACCTGTTCGCCGGCTGCGGGAACGGCGGCGTCTACTTCGTCCGGATCGACCTCGCGACGGTGCCCGGTTACGACGAGACGCTCGTCGAGCTGCGGCTCACCAACCACCAGACCGTCGATACCGACGGCGGGCCGCAGTGGATCAACAACGCGACCGGACTCGTCGTCGGGCACGGGTTCACCGTCGAGCGCAGCGCCGGGCTGCAGGGATACCCGCGGCGGCAGAGCGTTCCCGCCGGGGGACGGGTTTCCATCGCGTTGTCCACCGCGTACAGCTCGGTCAGCGCGCAACTCGTGCGCGTCGTGCCCGGCGGGGACAGCCCCGAGCCGGTCACCGCGACGACCACCGTCACCGGCGGGCTCCAGATGCTCCCCGCGGACTACCGGTCGGCCGGGTGCGGCTGGGACGAGCGTTACGGCGCCGAGATTCCCGCGGACTGGCCGTCCGGCGTCTACGCCGCGCGCTTCACCGGGAACTTCGGCCGGGTGCAGCACGTCGCGTTCGTGGTCCGCCCGGCCGCGCCCGCGCGGAAGATCGCCGTGGTGCTGCCGAGCAACACCTACCACTCCTACAACGGCTGGGGCGGGCACGACCAGTACTCCATCGGCCAGGTCGGCGTGCGGCGCGAGATCACCTTCCTGCGGCCCAGCTACAACTGGCAGATCGCGTCGAAGGGGCAGTACGACGTGGATCTGTTCAGCGATCTGGAGCTGTTGCGCTGGCTCAGCGGCGAGGAAATCGGGTTCGACTGCTACACCGACCACGACCTGCACACCGGCGGCTGGCTCTCCGCGTACAGCGCGATCGTGCTGGGCGGGCACCCGGAATACTGGTCGATGGCCATGCGCGCCAATCTCGCCGACTACCTGGCGGCAGGCGGAAGCGTGATCGGCACCGGCGGCAACCAGCTCTACGAACGCGCGGAATTCGACGCCGACGGCACGACGCTGACCTTCCGCGCCGCGAACGGGAGCCGCGATCTTTTCCTCGACCACTACGACATGCCCGCGTCGCAACTGCTCGGGGTGAACTACGAGCACCAGGGATGGATGACTTTCGAGCCGTACCGGGTGCTGCGTGACCACCCCTTCCTCGCGGGGACGGGCCTCGGCGTCGGTGACCTGTTCGGCGCGAGCGGCCGCAACGGCGCGGCGAGCGCGTGGGAGTTCGATACGTTGCAGGGCTTCGACGGTGAGGCGTCGCCGGAGGAGGTTTTCGCGCAGGGCCTGAACCCGACCGACAGCGGCGGCGCGGCGATGGTGTGCAAGGAACTGCCGGGTGGCGGGTTCGTGTTCAGCGCTTCGTCGCTGACCTTCAACGCGGCGATCCGGGTCGACGCGGTGATACAACGGTTGCTGCGCAACGTCTTCGACCGGGCACTGGAGCGTCCCGCACCGGGCGGGTGA
- a CDS encoding RNA polymerase sigma factor has translation MSELDRPDLSGPDAGRLLSALFDCHAPGLHAYLARRLDTATADDLVAETFLAAWTARNRYRPDKAPARAWLYGIATNLLRRHARGEVRGLRAYAREGGKAVDVALPETLAVSRADASTHVRAMAGGIAELRQEERDVLLLIAWAGLQPAEAAEALGITSITCRTRLHRARKALRKYADLLEEHHD, from the coding sequence ATGAGCGAACTCGACCGGCCCGACCTGTCCGGCCCGGACGCCGGCCGGTTGCTGTCCGCCCTGTTCGACTGCCATGCCCCGGGCCTGCACGCCTACCTGGCCCGCAGGCTCGACACCGCCACGGCGGACGACCTGGTCGCGGAGACGTTCCTGGCGGCCTGGACCGCCAGGAACCGCTACCGGCCGGACAAGGCACCGGCGCGGGCATGGCTGTACGGCATCGCGACGAACCTGCTGCGCCGGCACGCCCGCGGCGAGGTCAGAGGCCTGCGTGCCTACGCGCGGGAGGGCGGCAAGGCCGTCGACGTCGCCCTGCCGGAGACCCTCGCCGTGTCCAGGGCCGACGCCAGCACCCACGTCCGCGCGATGGCGGGCGGTATCGCCGAACTGCGCCAGGAGGAACGGGACGTACTGCTGCTCATCGCCTGGGCCGGTCTGCAGCCGGCCGAAGCCGCCGAGGCACTCGGTATCACCTCCATCACCTGCCGCACCCGCCTGCACCGCGCCCGCAAGGCCCTGCGCAAGTACGCCGATCTTCTGGAGGAACACCATGACTGA
- a CDS encoding epoxide hydrolase family protein — MSGPASGVRAFEARATDADLDDLRARLAAARLPEAETVHGAATGPRRWDQGVPLADLVDVVNYWRTEYDWRWFEARLDRIGQFRTTIDDLGIHFLHRRSTRADATPLLMTHGWPGSIAEFVDVVEELADPEDASAPAFHVVAPSLPGFGYSDKPATTGWGTEKIAAAWVELMGRLGYGEFVAHGGDWGGNITTVLAGRFPAHVLGIHTTFAEGPPGLTTDGLTEAEREWTEDTRHFWRHRAAYAKQQATRPQTIGYSLVDSPVGLLAWILDKFAEWTDTEDSPFERISLDRILDDVTLYWLTRTGASAARIYCESHNSLDPELRVDVPSAITMYPRDIEKCPRPWAQERYRQIVRWRSPEAGGHFPSLEVPEYFVKDLREGLAAVLAALS, encoded by the coding sequence ATGTCCGGTCCAGCCAGCGGCGTGCGGGCGTTCGAAGCCCGCGCAACCGACGCTGACCTCGACGATCTGCGCGCACGACTGGCCGCGGCGCGGCTACCGGAAGCCGAGACGGTCCATGGCGCCGCCACTGGCCCTCGCCGATGGGATCAGGGCGTTCCGCTCGCCGACCTGGTCGACGTCGTGAACTACTGGCGCACCGAGTACGACTGGCGGTGGTTCGAGGCGCGCCTTGACCGGATCGGCCAGTTCCGCACGACCATCGACGATCTGGGAATCCACTTCCTGCACCGCCGATCCACGCGCGCGGATGCCACTCCTCTGCTCATGACGCACGGCTGGCCGGGCAGCATCGCCGAGTTCGTCGACGTGGTGGAGGAACTGGCCGATCCGGAAGACGCGAGCGCGCCGGCGTTCCACGTCGTGGCCCCGTCGTTGCCTGGCTTCGGTTACAGCGACAAGCCGGCCACCACCGGGTGGGGAACCGAAAAGATCGCGGCCGCCTGGGTGGAACTGATGGGAAGGCTCGGTTACGGCGAGTTCGTCGCCCACGGTGGTGACTGGGGAGGCAACATCACCACGGTTCTCGCCGGCCGGTTCCCGGCGCACGTTCTCGGCATCCACACGACGTTCGCGGAGGGGCCGCCCGGGTTGACAACGGACGGGCTGACGGAGGCCGAGCGCGAGTGGACGGAGGACACCCGCCATTTCTGGCGCCACCGCGCGGCGTACGCGAAGCAGCAGGCGACCCGGCCGCAGACCATCGGCTACTCGCTCGTCGACTCACCGGTCGGGCTTCTCGCCTGGATCCTCGACAAGTTCGCTGAGTGGACGGACACCGAAGACAGTCCGTTCGAGAGGATTTCCCTGGACCGGATTCTTGATGACGTCACCCTGTACTGGCTGACGCGGACCGGCGCGTCCGCGGCCCGCATCTACTGCGAAAGCCACAATTCGCTGGACCCCGAACTCCGGGTCGATGTGCCGTCCGCGATCACCATGTATCCCCGTGACATCGAGAAGTGCCCGCGGCCCTGGGCACAGGAGCGGTACCGGCAGATCGTCCGATGGAGGTCACCCGAAGCCGGGGGACATTTCCCGTCGCTGGAGGTCCCGGAGTATTTCGTCAAGGACCTGCGGGAGGGGCTCGCAGCGGTGCTGGCCGCCCTCAGCTGA
- a CDS encoding TetR/AcrR family transcriptional regulator, translating into MEREPGDDKRAPGRPRSREADEAILTAALDLLIEQGICATSIEQVAQRAGVTRRTVYRRYPNLTALLVRAIEWEYRDMEAEALNSPNVEAMLTDWAAYLSQPRARLLIRRLYGTVDDLPDLLRTYHEVHGRHRSDAVRNALDKARAGGQLPRGIDTKVLQETLSGAALQHLAAYPDNTGAEDIETYFLAILRQVGYRPPAQKRTARA; encoded by the coding sequence ATGGAGCGAGAACCGGGCGACGACAAGCGGGCACCGGGCCGGCCCCGCAGCCGGGAGGCCGACGAGGCCATCCTCACCGCGGCGCTGGACCTGCTGATCGAGCAGGGAATCTGCGCGACCAGCATCGAACAGGTCGCGCAGCGCGCCGGGGTCACGCGCCGCACGGTGTACCGGCGATACCCGAACCTGACCGCACTGCTGGTCCGGGCGATCGAATGGGAATACCGCGACATGGAGGCGGAGGCGCTCAACTCACCGAACGTCGAAGCGATGCTGACCGACTGGGCGGCCTACCTCAGCCAACCCCGGGCCCGCCTGCTCATCCGACGCCTCTACGGCACCGTCGACGACCTGCCCGACCTGTTGCGCACCTACCACGAGGTGCACGGCAGACACCGGAGCGACGCCGTGCGCAACGCACTGGACAAAGCCCGCGCGGGCGGGCAACTCCCCCGGGGCATCGACACGAAGGTGCTCCAGGAAACGCTCAGCGGCGCCGCCCTGCAGCACCTCGCCGCCTATCCCGACAACACCGGCGCGGAAGACATCGAAACGTATTTCCTCGCCATTCTCCGGCAGGTCGGCTACCGGCCGCCCGCCCAGAAAAGGACCGCACGAGCATGA
- a CDS encoding phenylacetate--CoA ligase family protein — MSENLSWVAKDARQARREGMAVITRRQRERLADLVAYARAESPYYRELYRDLPDRVEDPALLPVTDKKTLMAHFDDWATDREITLGKVREFADDPSLIGARFLGKYLVATTSGTTGRRGLFVQDSRYQHIAATLTGQVLAGWLGSGGLLRVAARGGKLAQLVATGGHYVGYASYVQVTSESKWRSKIVRAFSVHTPMPELVARLNRYNPAIIVGYASAIQLLAAEQEAGRLHIKPVLIEAAGETMTPADTDRMATAFGARVRTMYSCTECTYLSHSCEHGWYHVNSDWAVLEPVDADYRPTPPGELSHTVLISNLANRVQPFLRYDLGDRVLLRPDPCPCGSPLPAVRVQGRAGDVLTFPTERGEQVSIAPLAFGTLFDRIPGVELFQVEQTAPTTLRVRMRPAADADTEHVWREVHRELDQLLADHKLDHIAVRRADEPPRQTAGGKYRTVIPLS, encoded by the coding sequence ATGAGTGAAAACCTGTCCTGGGTCGCCAAGGACGCCCGCCAGGCACGCAGGGAAGGAATGGCCGTGATCACGCGGCGGCAGCGTGAGCGGCTGGCCGACCTGGTCGCCTACGCCCGCGCCGAGTCGCCCTACTACCGCGAGCTGTACCGGGACCTGCCCGACCGGGTGGAGGATCCCGCGCTGTTGCCGGTCACCGACAAGAAGACGCTGATGGCGCACTTCGACGACTGGGCGACCGACCGGGAGATCACCCTCGGCAAAGTGCGCGAGTTCGCCGACGACCCCAGCCTGATCGGCGCCCGGTTCCTCGGCAAGTACCTGGTCGCCACCACGTCCGGCACCACCGGGCGGCGCGGCCTTTTTGTGCAGGACAGCCGCTACCAGCACATCGCCGCCACCCTGACCGGGCAGGTGCTCGCGGGCTGGCTGGGCAGCGGCGGCCTGCTGCGGGTCGCCGCCCGCGGCGGGAAGCTCGCCCAGCTGGTCGCCACCGGCGGCCACTACGTCGGCTACGCCAGCTACGTCCAGGTCACCAGCGAAAGCAAGTGGCGGTCGAAGATCGTGCGGGCCTTCTCGGTGCACACGCCGATGCCGGAACTCGTCGCCCGGCTCAACCGGTACAACCCCGCCATCATCGTCGGCTACGCCAGTGCGATCCAGTTGCTCGCCGCCGAGCAGGAGGCCGGACGGCTGCACATCAAGCCGGTGCTGATCGAAGCCGCCGGGGAAACCATGACCCCGGCCGACACCGACCGCATGGCCACCGCCTTCGGCGCACGGGTGCGCACCATGTACTCCTGCACCGAATGCACCTATCTCAGCCACAGCTGCGAACACGGCTGGTACCACGTCAACAGCGACTGGGCGGTGCTCGAACCCGTGGACGCCGACTACCGGCCCACTCCGCCCGGCGAGCTGTCGCACACCGTGCTGATCAGCAACCTGGCCAACCGGGTCCAGCCTTTCCTGCGCTACGACCTCGGCGACCGCGTCCTGCTGCGGCCCGACCCCTGCCCCTGCGGCAGTCCCCTGCCCGCCGTGCGGGTGCAAGGCCGCGCCGGTGACGTGCTCACCTTTCCCACCGAACGCGGCGAGCAGGTCAGCATCGCCCCGCTGGCCTTCGGCACGCTGTTCGACCGCATCCCCGGTGTGGAACTGTTCCAGGTCGAGCAAACCGCGCCGACGACCCTGCGGGTGCGAATGCGGCCGGCTGCCGACGCGGACACCGAGCACGTCTGGCGGGAGGTCCACCGCGAACTGGACCAGCTCCTCGCCGACCACAAACTCGACCACATCGCTGTGCGGCGGGCGGACGAACCACCCCGGCAAACGGCAGGCGGCAAGTACCGCACGGTCATTCCCCTCAGCTGA